A stretch of the Haloplanus aerogenes genome encodes the following:
- a CDS encoding DUF2309 domain-containing protein yields the protein MSTEPAIRDSIERAAESVGTVWPLHSFVTANPLSGFEDRPFPEAVDRAADLFGGRGYPSVDVFRGAWENGGIDPDALADELADSGYDTGADPEELLARMDTADADEPPDSDSTPEDRVDHFLSKWLAAFLDEGRAEWPMPNRERGFYAAFRHAARYDREIPDRDAVTGLPDHPTDAVRELLADHPEGRWEAIFEHHFAALPGWTGFVKHRAGTDGDWQSTCPITLPGYLAVRLFLTEQVGAPVDPGPRATADADDATDDRPPLPEVWLRAWEATYRDDLVGAVADASASLADDDSDDDGRPDAQFVFCIDTRSERIRRHIEAAGAYETHGYAGFFGIPMRHESYGSNVAVDACPPILDPKYRIDDRPTDDDPQTAHDRWVRFTDAGTHLLKAIKSNAATAFSFVENTGVGYGAALAARTLVPGRVYDAIDTVDDRVPDEHEFCEPTVDHDPDAEGALPRGLTLDEKVSYAETAFDLMGWEEFARLVVFAGHASQTANNPYESSLDCGACAGNPGGPNARVLATICNDPAVRNALDDRGFDIPDDTVFVAAEHNTTTDEVTLFADAVPESHDDDIAHLRDVLETARAGAAAERTGSVRDVERRAADWAETRPEWGLAGNAGFVVGPRALTDDLDLDGRAFLHSYDWSTDPDGDALEAILTGPLVVTQWINTQYYFSTVDTAVYGSGSKITHNPVGNVGVYQGNGGDLMTGLPLQSVLAADDDPLHQPLRLSTLIHAPVERVTELLAQHEQVRTLLDNGWLSLSVVDPQQDHAVFHYDGDLTWTAASEAVREAGPAPEPEAVPATPPTADD from the coding sequence ATGAGTACTGAGCCAGCGATTCGCGATAGTATCGAGCGCGCAGCGGAATCGGTCGGCACCGTCTGGCCGCTCCACTCGTTCGTGACTGCCAACCCGCTCTCGGGGTTCGAGGACCGTCCGTTTCCCGAGGCGGTCGACCGGGCGGCCGACCTGTTCGGTGGCCGGGGGTACCCCAGCGTCGACGTGTTCCGTGGGGCGTGGGAGAACGGGGGGATCGACCCCGACGCACTGGCCGACGAACTCGCCGACAGCGGCTACGACACCGGCGCGGACCCCGAGGAGCTGCTGGCGCGGATGGACACCGCCGACGCCGACGAGCCCCCGGATTCGGACTCGACGCCCGAGGACCGGGTCGACCACTTCCTCTCGAAGTGGCTGGCGGCCTTCCTCGACGAGGGGCGGGCGGAGTGGCCGATGCCGAACCGCGAGCGCGGGTTCTACGCCGCCTTCCGCCACGCGGCCCGCTACGACCGCGAGATTCCCGACCGCGATGCCGTGACGGGCCTCCCCGACCACCCCACTGACGCCGTCCGCGAGTTGCTCGCGGACCACCCCGAAGGGCGGTGGGAAGCCATCTTCGAACACCACTTCGCCGCGTTGCCGGGGTGGACAGGATTCGTCAAACACCGCGCCGGGACGGATGGCGACTGGCAGTCGACCTGCCCGATCACGCTCCCGGGCTATCTGGCCGTCCGCCTGTTCCTGACCGAACAGGTGGGCGCGCCGGTCGATCCGGGGCCGCGTGCGACGGCCGACGCCGACGACGCGACCGACGACCGCCCGCCGCTCCCCGAAGTGTGGTTGCGCGCGTGGGAGGCGACGTACCGGGACGACCTCGTCGGCGCCGTCGCGGACGCGAGCGCGTCGCTGGCCGACGACGACAGCGACGACGACGGCCGCCCCGACGCCCAGTTCGTCTTCTGTATCGACACGCGCTCGGAGCGCATCCGCCGCCACATCGAGGCCGCTGGCGCGTACGAGACCCACGGCTACGCTGGCTTCTTCGGCATCCCGATGCGTCACGAGTCCTACGGATCGAACGTGGCCGTCGACGCCTGCCCGCCGATCCTCGACCCGAAGTACCGCATCGACGACCGGCCGACCGACGACGACCCGCAGACCGCTCACGACCGTTGGGTCCGCTTCACCGACGCCGGCACCCACCTCCTGAAGGCGATCAAGTCGAACGCCGCGACGGCGTTCAGCTTCGTCGAGAACACCGGCGTCGGCTACGGCGCCGCGCTGGCGGCGCGGACGCTCGTGCCCGGCCGCGTCTACGACGCCATCGACACCGTCGACGACCGCGTGCCCGACGAACACGAGTTCTGCGAGCCGACGGTGGATCACGACCCGGACGCCGAAGGTGCGCTCCCGAGAGGGCTGACCCTCGACGAGAAAGTGTCCTACGCCGAGACGGCGTTCGACCTGATGGGCTGGGAGGAGTTCGCCCGCCTCGTCGTCTTCGCCGGCCACGCCAGCCAGACGGCGAACAATCCCTACGAATCCAGTCTCGACTGTGGCGCCTGCGCCGGCAACCCCGGCGGGCCGAACGCGCGCGTCCTCGCCACCATCTGTAACGACCCGGCTGTCAGGAACGCCCTCGATGACCGTGGGTTCGACATCCCCGACGACACCGTCTTCGTCGCCGCCGAACACAACACGACGACCGACGAGGTGACGCTGTTCGCGGACGCTGTGCCCGAGAGTCACGACGACGACATCGCCCACCTCCGCGACGTTCTGGAGACGGCGCGGGCGGGTGCGGCAGCCGAGCGCACCGGCAGCGTCCGCGACGTCGAGCGCCGCGCCGCCGACTGGGCGGAGACGCGTCCGGAGTGGGGTCTCGCCGGCAACGCCGGGTTCGTCGTCGGCCCGCGGGCGCTGACCGACGACCTCGACCTCGACGGCCGCGCGTTCCTCCACTCCTACGACTGGTCGACCGACCCGGACGGCGACGCCCTCGAAGCCATCCTGACCGGCCCGCTGGTCGTCACGCAGTGGATCAACACCCAGTATTACTTCTCGACCGTCGACACCGCCGTCTACGGGAGCGGGTCGAAGATCACACACAACCCGGTCGGGAACGTCGGCGTCTACCAGGGCAACGGCGGCGACCTGATGACCGGCCTGCCCCTCCAGTCCGTGTTAGCGGCCGACGACGACCCCCTCCACCAGCCCCTCCGCCTCTCGACCCTGATCCACGCGCCCGTCGAGCGGGTGACGGAGCTTCTCGCACAGCACGAGCAGGTCCGGACGCTTCTGGACAACGGGTGGCTGTCGCTGAGCGTCGTCGACCCCCAGCAGGACCACGCCGTCTTCCACTACGACGGCGACCTGACGTGGACCGCGGCGTCCGAGGCCGTCCGGGAAGCCGGACCGGCACCCGAGCCCGAAGCAGTGCCCGCGACGCCGCCGACGGCGGACGACTGA
- a CDS encoding serine/threonine-protein kinase RIO2, with the protein MVKNVASVVAELDPEDFYLLSGVEQGMRFSEWVNRDKLPDYANLTAEEVDYRLDRCMKRDLIQRRTIQYEGYQLTFEGYDVLALHTFAERDTVEGVGAPLGVGKESDVYEAQSYRPLALKFHREGYTNFREVNKEREYTADHHHVSWLYTARKAAEREHDALETLYPDVSVPRPIDHNRHAILMEKFEGVELARAKLDDAQVVGVLDLVLDEVATAYEAGMVHADLSEHNVAVAESGITIFDWPQSVSTDHANAGELLERDVENLVGFFRRKYPAVVPEVDTAAVADALTAGEFETVREFAASRSS; encoded by the coding sequence ATGGTGAAAAACGTGGCCAGCGTGGTGGCCGAACTCGACCCCGAGGATTTCTATCTGCTCTCGGGCGTCGAGCAGGGGATGCGGTTCAGCGAGTGGGTCAACCGCGACAAACTGCCCGACTACGCCAACCTCACCGCCGAGGAGGTGGACTACCGGCTGGACCGGTGTATGAAACGCGACCTGATCCAGCGCCGGACTATCCAGTACGAGGGTTACCAGCTCACCTTCGAGGGGTACGACGTTCTCGCCCTCCACACCTTCGCGGAGCGCGACACGGTCGAGGGCGTGGGCGCACCGCTCGGCGTCGGCAAGGAAAGCGACGTGTACGAGGCCCAGTCTTACCGCCCGCTCGCCCTCAAGTTCCACCGTGAGGGCTACACCAACTTCCGCGAGGTGAACAAGGAACGCGAGTACACCGCCGATCACCACCACGTCTCGTGGCTCTACACCGCGCGCAAGGCGGCCGAACGGGAACACGACGCGCTCGAAACGCTCTACCCCGACGTGTCGGTCCCGCGCCCTATCGATCACAACCGCCACGCCATCCTGATGGAGAAGTTCGAGGGCGTCGAACTCGCACGGGCGAAACTCGACGACGCGCAGGTTGTGGGCGTCCTCGATCTCGTACTCGACGAGGTGGCGACGGCCTACGAGGCGGGGATGGTCCACGCCGACCTCAGCGAACACAACGTCGCCGTCGCGGAGTCCGGCATCACCATCTTCGACTGGCCCCAGTCGGTGTCGACGGACCACGCCAACGCCGGCGAACTCCTCGAACGCGACGTGGAGAATCTGGTTGGCTTCTTCCGGCGGAAGTATCCCGCCGTCGTTCCCGAAGTAGACACCGCGGCCGTCGCCGACGCCCTTACCGCCGGTGAGTTCGAGACGGTCAGAGAGTTCGCGGCAAGTCGAAGTTCTTAA
- a CDS encoding 50S ribosomal protein L15e, which produces MARSFYSHIRDAWQNPDDGALAELQWQRKQEWRDQGAIERIERPTRLDKARNLGYKAKQGIVVVRTSVRKGGARKRRFKAGRRSKRQGVNRIGRRKSIQRIAEERTARKYPNLRVLNSYWVGEDGSQKWHEVILVDPEHPAIQNDDDLNWICDDSHRGRAFRGKTSAGQKGRGQQKRGKGTEHTRPSINGDRRRGK; this is translated from the coding sequence ATGGCACGAAGCTTCTACTCCCACATCCGGGACGCGTGGCAGAACCCCGACGACGGGGCACTCGCCGAACTGCAGTGGCAACGCAAACAGGAATGGCGCGATCAGGGCGCCATCGAGCGCATCGAGCGCCCGACCCGCCTCGACAAGGCGCGCAACCTCGGCTACAAGGCCAAACAGGGCATCGTCGTCGTGCGGACTTCGGTCCGCAAGGGCGGCGCCCGCAAGCGCCGATTCAAGGCCGGTCGCCGCTCGAAGCGGCAGGGCGTCAACCGCATCGGTCGCCGCAAGAGCATCCAGCGCATCGCGGAAGAGCGCACCGCGCGCAAGTACCCCAACCTCCGCGTGCTCAACTCCTACTGGGTGGGCGAGGACGGCTCGCAGAAGTGGCACGAGGTGATCCTCGTCGACCCCGAGCATCCCGCCATCCAGAACGACGACGACCTGAACTGGATCTGTGACGACAGTCACCGCGGCCGGGCGTTCCGCGGCAAGACCAGCGCGGGTCAGAAAGGTCGCGGCCAGCAGAAGCGCGGCAAGGGCACGGAACACACCCGACCCAGCATCAACGGCGACCGGCGTCGCGGCAAGTAA
- a CDS encoding IS5 family transposase, with the protein MQALPKSRLLRFVEQAMHLARRAVARYSSKFSKRRYTLHQHIALLCLKVRKNTTYRTLLDELIEMPRIRSALDLEELPSPSTLCKAFNQLDMTVWRVLLNLSVALLPTNGVVGIDASGFDRSHASKHYTKRTKLTIQQLKVTLLVDTRANAILDLHVTTTRKHDSKIAPSLIKRNIGEVAILLGDKGYDDQKIRALAREENLRPLIKHREFSSLHKAWNARMDADLYGQRSQNETVNSRLKRKYGAFVRSRHWWKQFRELTIACFTHNIDRSL; encoded by the coding sequence ATGCAGGCCCTCCCGAAGTCACGATTACTCCGGTTCGTCGAACAAGCAATGCACTTAGCCCGGCGAGCGGTTGCTCGCTACTCCTCGAAGTTCTCGAAACGGCGGTACACACTCCATCAACACATTGCCCTGCTCTGCCTCAAAGTTCGGAAGAATACGACGTATCGGACGCTTCTCGACGAACTTATCGAGATGCCCCGGATTCGGAGTGCCCTCGATTTGGAGGAACTCCCGTCCCCTTCGACGTTGTGCAAGGCGTTCAATCAGCTTGATATGACCGTATGGCGCGTACTGCTCAACCTCTCGGTTGCACTCCTTCCAACCAACGGTGTCGTCGGTATCGATGCATCCGGTTTCGACCGGAGTCACGCCTCGAAACACTACACGAAGCGAACGAAGTTGACGATTCAGCAGTTGAAAGTCACACTTCTCGTGGACACGAGAGCGAATGCTATCCTTGATCTCCACGTGACGACGACCAGAAAACACGACTCGAAAATCGCGCCGTCGCTCATCAAGCGGAATATTGGTGAAGTGGCTATTCTCCTCGGTGACAAGGGATATGACGACCAGAAGATTCGCGCGTTAGCCCGTGAGGAGAATCTTCGTCCGCTTATCAAACACCGAGAGTTCTCGTCACTTCACAAAGCGTGGAATGCTCGGATGGATGCTGATCTCTACGGTCAGCGTAGTCAGAACGAGACGGTAAACTCCCGGCTCAAACGGAAATACGGGGCATTCGTCCGCTCAAGGCACTGGTGGAAACAGTTTCGGGAACTCACTATCGCCTGTTTTACTCATAACATTGACCGATCACTCTAA
- a CDS encoding transposase, whose product MATDPSAVADSIIVHAETLCEREDHLWDVIRQLSIPVANLGDTRDQNRVTFGTDEMFRTLLFRGIRGISQNELAQRLGREPSLVKSFHLDITDLSNTPTQQQLSYTHAQFSEDTQEVLNRTVAGVRQVALDNDVLTEGLVPSVSVETEEGSQSANEYKKEKAQKTLTLARKHVIPEFDTHRAAHKTYSDEVMLDMFASICANNGSAHSEAEYGWLTDDELICDDSTFLRTIKKIATPEASDGQLTFEDFEDDDSMPEIDQIRDAIMTAFNAATENIINSIRGDDPFDSRETVAAIDITHEQFHVWPWEDKEAGIAKPDYPKMVSGYKKDGEYKRGYKYATITLVGDHAPIVLGIEPVKEDSTWERDGSPSYSKADLVSRLLDRAEQFVDLDIVMFDRGFYANRVYANVHERGLTYLSPVPTYEDDLAAIQDIQAHPTADKAVKHDVPLGIDGEIHHEAEFLYTPSTSDDADGKYAVFVTNEDHVEPKEIASVVNSYSRRWDIENQYKSIKDFLPKTSSTDYRLRLCNFALSTLIYNLWRLTDYLIKVALDKPIRSPPVITAKTFVRALGDFLREFG is encoded by the coding sequence ATGGCGACTGATCCATCGGCTGTCGCTGACTCAATCATTGTCCACGCGGAGACGCTCTGTGAACGTGAAGACCACCTCTGGGACGTTATTCGTCAGCTATCGATCCCCGTCGCCAACCTCGGGGATACCCGCGATCAGAACCGCGTAACCTTTGGAACTGACGAGATGTTCCGCACGCTCCTGTTCAGAGGAATTCGAGGCATCTCACAGAACGAATTAGCGCAACGGCTCGGTCGGGAGCCGAGCTTAGTCAAGAGCTTCCACCTCGACATTACCGATCTCTCGAATACGCCCACCCAGCAACAACTCTCGTACACGCACGCGCAGTTCAGCGAGGACACTCAGGAAGTCCTCAATCGGACGGTTGCTGGCGTCCGGCAAGTGGCTCTTGATAATGATGTTCTCACGGAAGGCCTTGTTCCGTCAGTCTCCGTAGAAACCGAGGAAGGGTCACAAAGTGCGAATGAGTACAAAAAGGAGAAGGCCCAGAAGACACTAACGCTTGCTCGAAAGCACGTCATCCCTGAGTTCGACACCCACCGAGCGGCCCACAAGACGTACTCCGACGAGGTGATGCTGGATATGTTTGCGAGTATCTGCGCGAACAACGGCAGTGCCCACTCAGAAGCCGAGTACGGCTGGCTCACCGACGACGAACTCATCTGTGACGACTCGACGTTCCTACGCACAATCAAGAAGATTGCGACGCCCGAAGCGTCCGACGGGCAGCTCACGTTCGAAGATTTCGAGGACGATGATTCGATGCCCGAGATCGACCAGATTCGGGACGCGATTATGACGGCGTTTAACGCCGCGACGGAAAACATCATCAACTCGATCCGTGGTGACGATCCCTTCGACTCTCGTGAGACCGTTGCAGCCATCGACATCACCCACGAGCAGTTTCACGTCTGGCCGTGGGAGGACAAGGAGGCGGGGATCGCGAAGCCAGACTACCCGAAGATGGTGAGCGGGTACAAGAAAGACGGCGAGTACAAGCGTGGGTACAAGTACGCTACTATCACGCTGGTTGGCGACCATGCACCGATCGTCCTCGGTATTGAGCCGGTCAAAGAAGACTCTACGTGGGAGCGCGACGGTTCGCCGTCGTACTCGAAAGCTGACCTGGTGAGTCGATTGCTCGACCGAGCAGAGCAGTTCGTTGACCTGGACATAGTGATGTTCGACCGTGGGTTCTACGCCAATCGTGTGTACGCGAACGTTCACGAGCGTGGGCTCACGTATCTCTCCCCAGTGCCGACGTACGAAGATGACTTGGCGGCGATTCAGGATATCCAAGCGCATCCGACGGCGGACAAGGCCGTCAAACACGATGTCCCGCTAGGGATCGACGGCGAAATCCATCACGAGGCGGAGTTCCTCTACACGCCGAGTACGAGCGACGATGCTGACGGGAAGTACGCGGTGTTCGTGACCAACGAGGACCACGTCGAACCCAAGGAGATTGCGAGCGTGGTGAACAGCTACAGTCGGCGGTGGGACATCGAGAACCAGTACAAGTCGATCAAGGACTTCCTGCCGAAGACCTCGTCGACGGACTACCGGCTGCGCCTGTGTAACTTCGCGCTGTCGACGCTGATCTATAATCTGTGGCGGCTCACAGACTATTTGATCAAGGTCGCGCTCGATAAGCCGATTCGGTCGCCGCCAGTGATCACGGCGAAGACGTTCGTGCGAGCGTTGGGCGACTTCCTGCGTGAGTTCGGGTAA
- a CDS encoding DUF7333 family protein — MDFDFVRSVGILVAVTALATVGLAGSGMMAPGTVFMMVLPSMIVFAVVAFVLGMKHGEYRAGR; from the coding sequence ATGGACTTCGACTTCGTCCGGTCGGTGGGGATACTGGTCGCCGTCACGGCCCTCGCTACCGTCGGCCTCGCCGGGAGCGGGATGATGGCACCCGGAACCGTCTTCATGATGGTGCTGCCGTCGATGATCGTCTTCGCCGTCGTCGCCTTCGTCCTCGGGATGAAACACGGCGAGTACCGCGCCGGGCGGTAG
- a CDS encoding aldehyde ferredoxin oxidoreductase family protein: protein MPDLPPVYGGRILHVHLDTGESEIESIDPDDTRRFLGGNGFAAKAVHDHVPPDADPFDPENVLTFAVGPMNGTPFQSTSRGVVGFVSPQTNGFFDSTFGGTFPRAQKTTGFELIVLHGAADDLSYVHVDEDGASVEPAADLAGMDTYETCAEVEDRAGDDAANDVHVIAAGPAGENQVRFACLLHDSEMREGVAGRGGAGAVLGSKNVKAVAIEEGDFRPEPAADGDLRDLVGSRMKPLMEETQMLQNYGTSGLVGPINEMGKLGRQNNRVEQAPDDLAEAISGERIREEFVTEDTTCANCAVACGKHVTVESEGVTDGKIPEFESLFGTATMTDTFDAERVMKANDLCDRLGMDTISWGVSVAFARECYDEGLLTDDDSPHLAFGDADGLVELARLTAHREGFGDRLAEGSFRLADELGDEADRYLHGTKGLEYAAHSPRGLKGMSIGYATGTRGGSHHDTRPTLQYEGEHAETTAGTPAFAARTQHFTALGDSLTQCRFVSEAGWGKRVTDRYRDAINAATGWDLSTDEVERIGERIYNLERLINVERGVARRETDTLSHRVMHEPIPEGPSEGMYCPPDELSSMLDEYYDFRGWDDDGIPTPERLDALDMAELAD, encoded by the coding sequence GTGCCCGACCTACCGCCCGTCTACGGTGGGCGTATCCTCCACGTCCACCTCGATACCGGCGAGTCCGAAATCGAATCCATCGACCCCGACGACACCCGTCGATTCCTCGGGGGTAATGGCTTCGCGGCGAAGGCGGTCCACGACCACGTGCCGCCCGACGCCGACCCGTTCGACCCCGAGAACGTCCTGACCTTCGCCGTCGGGCCGATGAACGGCACGCCCTTCCAGTCGACGAGTCGGGGTGTGGTCGGCTTCGTCAGCCCACAGACGAACGGCTTCTTCGACAGTACCTTCGGCGGCACCTTCCCGCGTGCCCAGAAGACGACTGGCTTCGAGTTGATCGTCCTCCACGGCGCCGCGGACGACCTCTCGTACGTCCACGTAGACGAGGACGGCGCGAGTGTCGAACCCGCGGCCGACCTCGCGGGGATGGACACCTACGAGACGTGCGCCGAAGTCGAGGACCGCGCCGGCGACGACGCCGCAAACGACGTACACGTGATTGCCGCGGGTCCGGCAGGCGAGAATCAGGTGCGCTTCGCCTGCCTGCTTCACGACTCCGAGATGCGCGAGGGGGTCGCCGGCCGCGGCGGCGCGGGCGCCGTCCTCGGCTCGAAGAACGTGAAGGCGGTAGCAATCGAGGAAGGTGACTTCCGCCCGGAACCCGCCGCAGACGGTGATCTACGGGATCTCGTCGGGAGTCGGATGAAACCCCTGATGGAGGAGACGCAGATGCTCCAGAACTACGGCACCAGCGGCCTCGTGGGGCCGATCAACGAGATGGGGAAACTCGGCCGGCAGAACAACCGGGTCGAACAGGCGCCGGACGACCTGGCCGAGGCGATCAGCGGCGAACGCATCCGCGAGGAGTTCGTCACCGAGGACACGACGTGTGCGAACTGCGCCGTCGCCTGCGGCAAACACGTCACCGTGGAGAGCGAGGGCGTCACCGACGGGAAGATTCCCGAGTTCGAGAGTCTGTTCGGCACCGCGACCATGACCGACACCTTCGACGCCGAGCGGGTGATGAAGGCCAACGACCTCTGTGACCGCCTCGGCATGGACACCATCTCGTGGGGTGTCTCCGTCGCCTTCGCGCGCGAGTGTTACGACGAGGGGCTCCTGACCGACGACGACTCGCCACACCTCGCGTTCGGCGACGCCGATGGCCTCGTCGAACTCGCGCGTCTGACCGCCCACCGCGAGGGCTTCGGCGACCGCCTCGCGGAGGGGTCGTTCCGTCTCGCGGACGAACTCGGTGACGAGGCCGACCGGTATCTCCACGGCACCAAGGGGCTGGAGTACGCGGCCCACTCCCCGCGCGGCCTGAAGGGCATGAGCATCGGCTACGCCACCGGGACCCGCGGTGGCTCCCACCACGACACCCGCCCGACGCTCCAGTACGAGGGTGAACACGCCGAGACGACGGCGGGGACGCCGGCGTTCGCCGCGCGCACCCAGCATTTCACCGCGCTCGGCGACTCGCTCACACAGTGTCGGTTCGTGAGCGAGGCCGGGTGGGGCAAGCGCGTCACCGACCGCTACCGCGACGCCATCAACGCAGCGACGGGGTGGGATCTCTCGACCGACGAAGTCGAGCGCATCGGCGAACGGATCTACAACCTCGAACGCCTCATCAACGTCGAGCGCGGCGTCGCCCGCCGCGAGACGGACACCCTCTCCCACCGGGTGATGCACGAACCCATCCCCGAGGGGCCGAGCGAGGGGATGTACTGCCCGCCGGACGAACTGTCGTCGATGCTGGACGAGTACTACGACTTCCGCGGGTGGGACGACGACGGGATTCCGACGCCGGAACGGCTGGACGCGCTGGATATGGCGGAACTGGCGGACTAG
- a CDS encoding ArnT family glycosyltransferase encodes MRLVLIFQPIEILLHKFLADDAFYYYALARNISHGHGVVFNQGVPTNGFHPLYAALLVPIFEVGYSFGVNVPVYASLIVLSVVTVSTAVPLYGIGDELHSTTAGVLTAFLWLFNPYILFVSLSGLESPLQMLFIATLIWYLVARVNRPIPTHRQAVVVGALVALAFMSRMSSVLAGIGVFGALALRILEDTDDFGNPMNLLTRLRPVFKSGVVASVLVAPWLLWSVLTVGRLTPVSGAALRVIRLEGSTPYSILVWEAMRDTGRFVWNYFFYDLFAFGPLVALLILGGILLVLVRGEQVRTLVVRLDFLIVGSLLYYPFYWFYELGMRPWYSLFTLSILSILLGIALAELVNVSPPKSVSIPRAAVVVLLFSGLFVASGVAHYPGGTYPQEVTKWEGANYIENEIPREATVGSFNTGIYQYYTPNHDVINLDGVMNPATYRANERGEISDYICERNVAYILDPQGYVRDVESELTLTEVSRFPKGTDRGGGTYILYRVQGCN; translated from the coding sequence ATGCGACTCGTCCTGATTTTCCAGCCCATCGAAATACTGCTCCACAAGTTCCTTGCGGACGACGCTTTCTACTACTACGCCCTGGCACGGAATATTTCACACGGACATGGAGTAGTATTTAATCAGGGTGTGCCGACGAACGGGTTCCACCCGCTCTACGCGGCACTGCTCGTGCCGATATTCGAAGTTGGCTACTCCTTCGGCGTCAACGTGCCGGTGTACGCGTCACTGATCGTCCTCTCGGTAGTTACCGTATCGACAGCCGTCCCACTGTACGGAATCGGAGATGAATTACATTCGACGACTGCAGGGGTGCTGACGGCGTTTCTCTGGCTTTTTAACCCGTACATCCTGTTCGTCTCACTCAGCGGACTCGAATCGCCGCTACAGATGCTGTTTATCGCCACGCTAATCTGGTATCTGGTAGCGCGAGTAAATCGGCCGATCCCGACACATCGACAGGCAGTGGTCGTGGGAGCACTCGTCGCACTGGCGTTCATGAGCAGGATGAGTAGCGTACTCGCCGGTATCGGCGTTTTCGGCGCTCTCGCGCTCCGTATACTCGAAGATACGGACGACTTCGGCAATCCGATGAACCTGTTGACTCGCCTCCGACCGGTGTTCAAGAGCGGAGTCGTAGCGAGTGTTCTCGTGGCCCCGTGGCTCCTCTGGAGTGTGCTGACCGTGGGACGGCTCACGCCGGTTAGTGGTGCAGCGCTTCGAGTGATACGGCTGGAAGGCAGTACGCCCTACTCGATCCTGGTCTGGGAAGCGATGCGAGACACCGGCCGTTTCGTCTGGAACTACTTCTTTTACGACCTGTTCGCGTTCGGACCGCTGGTTGCCCTCCTCATTCTGGGAGGTATTCTCTTGGTGCTGGTCCGGGGTGAACAGGTCAGGACGCTCGTCGTTCGACTGGATTTCTTGATCGTCGGCAGTCTGCTGTACTATCCGTTTTACTGGTTCTACGAACTGGGCATGCGGCCGTGGTACAGTCTGTTTACGCTGTCGATACTGTCGATATTGTTGGGCATCGCGCTGGCCGAGCTGGTGAACGTATCGCCTCCGAAATCGGTGTCTATCCCACGGGCTGCGGTAGTCGTGCTTCTGTTCAGCGGCCTGTTCGTCGCCTCAGGAGTTGCCCACTACCCGGGGGGAACGTATCCGCAAGAAGTCACGAAATGGGAAGGAGCGAACTATATCGAGAATGAGATACCTCGCGAGGCGACTGTCGGATCGTTCAACACCGGCATCTATCAGTATTACACCCCGAACCACGACGTGATAAATCTGGACGGAGTTATGAATCCGGCCACTTATCGAGCCAACGAACGCGGCGAGATCAGTGACTACATCTGTGAGAGAAACGTCGCGTACATTCTTGATCCCCAAGGGTACGTCCGCGATGTCGAATCCGAGCTCACTCTCACCGAAGTGAGCCGATTTCCGAAGGGAACCGATCGAGGAGGGGGAACGTACATCCTCTATCGGGTCCAGGGATGCAACTGA
- a CDS encoding NAD-dependent epimerase/dehydratase family protein gives MHTYHQLFKRSWGVAALNPKPSDDTEGVDFIEAAVRNEDAGAEIFERADADAVVHTAAALPLWDDAKDHRVARDQGMLRIAKAALQQF, from the coding sequence CTGCATACATATCATCAATTATTCAAACGAAGTTGGGGCGTGGCGGCCCTCAACCCGAAGCCGTCCGACGACACGGAGGGCGTCGACTTCATCGAGGCGGCCGTCCGCAACGAAGACGCGGGCGCCGAGATATTCGAACGAGCCGATGCCGACGCGGTCGTACACACCGCGGCGGCGTTGCCACTGTGGGACGACGCCAAGGATCACCGCGTCGCCCGGGACCAAGGCATGCTTCGCATCGCGAAGGCCGCGTTGCAGCAGTTCTGA